A single Sphingomonas sp. IW22 DNA region contains:
- the hisF gene encoding imidazole glycerol phosphate synthase subunit HisF: protein MSVRARVIPCLDVANGRVVKGVNFVDLKDAGDPVEQARAYDAAGADELCFLDITASHEARGTILDVVRRTAEVCFMPLTVGGGVRSAADARALLLAGADKVAVNSAAVSRPEVVAEIAERFGSQCVVASVDARRTDGRWEVFTHGGRKPTGLDAVEHALRLVELGAGELLVTSMDRDGTRDGYDLDLIRTIADQVQVPVVASGGVGNLDHLVAGVRDGHASAVLAASIFHFGEASVADAHRALAAAGIPVRTPVA from the coding sequence ATGAGCGTTCGCGCGCGTGTCATCCCCTGTCTCGACGTCGCCAATGGCCGCGTGGTCAAGGGCGTCAATTTCGTCGACCTGAAGGACGCGGGCGACCCGGTGGAGCAGGCCCGCGCCTATGACGCGGCGGGCGCGGATGAGCTGTGCTTCCTCGACATCACCGCCAGTCACGAGGCCCGCGGCACCATTTTGGACGTGGTGCGGCGCACGGCAGAGGTGTGCTTCATGCCGCTGACCGTTGGCGGCGGGGTGCGATCGGCCGCGGATGCGCGCGCGCTGTTGCTGGCGGGTGCGGACAAGGTTGCGGTCAATTCCGCCGCCGTCTCCCGCCCCGAAGTCGTCGCCGAAATCGCCGAGCGGTTCGGCAGCCAGTGCGTTGTCGCTTCGGTCGATGCGCGGCGGACCGATGGGCGCTGGGAAGTCTTCACCCATGGCGGGCGCAAGCCGACGGGACTGGACGCGGTCGAACATGCGCTGCGGCTAGTCGAGCTGGGCGCGGGCGAATTGCTGGTCACGTCGATGGACCGCGACGGCACGCGCGACGGCTATGACCTCGACCTGATCCGTACGATTGCCGATCAGGTGCAGGTGCCGGTCGTCGCCAGCGGCGGGGTCGGCAATCTCGATCACCTGGTCGCCGGCGTGCGTGACGGACATGCCAGCGCCGTGCTGGCCGCGTCGATCTTTCACTTTGGCGAGGCGAGTGTCGCCGACGCGCACCGCGCGCTGGCGGCGGCCGGAATTCCCGTCCGCACGCCCGTCGCCTGA
- the hisB gene encoding imidazoleglycerol-phosphate dehydratase HisB yields the protein MRTAIVNRNTAETRIEVEVNLDGTGQYSIQTGVGFFDHMLEQLSRHSLIDIRLKCDGDLHIDQHHTVEDSALALGEAVAKALADKRGIRRYADALSPMDETLTRVAVDISGRPWLVWKTQFSQTRLGEMDTELFQHWFHSFAQTAGLTLHVETLYGDNNHHIAESAYKGLARALREAIEIDPRKADAIPSTKGVL from the coding sequence ATGCGCACCGCCATTGTCAATCGCAACACCGCCGAGACGCGGATCGAGGTCGAAGTGAACCTCGACGGGACGGGTCAATATTCGATTCAGACCGGCGTCGGCTTTTTCGATCACATGCTCGAACAGCTATCGCGACACTCGCTGATCGACATTCGCCTGAAATGCGACGGCGACCTGCACATCGACCAGCATCACACGGTCGAGGATTCGGCACTGGCGCTGGGTGAGGCAGTGGCCAAGGCGCTGGCCGACAAGCGCGGCATCCGCCGTTATGCCGACGCCCTCAGCCCGATGGACGAAACGCTGACGCGCGTGGCGGTCGATATTTCGGGCCGCCCGTGGCTGGTCTGGAAAACGCAGTTCAGCCAGACGCGACTGGGGGAAATGGATACCGAGCTGTTCCAGCACTGGTTCCACAGCTTTGCCCAGACCGCCGGCCTGACGCTGCATGTCGAGACGCTGTACGGCGACAATAACCACCACATCGCCGAAAGCGCGTATAAGGGTCTGGCCCGCGCGCTGCGCGAAGCAATCGAGATCGACCCGCGCAAGGCCGATGCCATCCCCTCCACCAAGGGAGTGCTGTAA
- a CDS encoding TonB-dependent receptor, with product MMLRLSAAAMLLCSVAVPALAQSSVQDPAATPDQGATDSNEILVTAQKIEQRAVDVPITISAVTGERIKDLGVGDLDELSSYIPGLNIQEQSANNPGIVIRGITSDSGSAQQGPRVTLYYNGVDISRSRGSYQAIYDLERVEVIKGPQATLFGTASAIGAVSLTSARPREGFSGSLTGGYGNFDQTLLSGFLNAGSDKVAGRIAFEWKKRDGYVENLAVSQEDELYAQDQLGVRASLRFTPTEDLTVDLMGTYDRQRNGGTPFVSRRLPTEDGPGNPFGRANLGGSPVSAEVLGDDQLGLTRDVYDVNLTASWGFADGWNFTTVNGYRKFDSNEVFDADGSAAWFLEFGEDSRGWQASHEGRFSYVDPSWRAQFGWNVFVEDNFQRVPFSSEEGTFLQCASALAGNPLVSGLGCVNAAGVVEAAQATSRLTGGRLTQVPYSSEFKNIGQNDAYSVFADTTWIPVPALELTAGVRVLIEQRKSGYTTRVPRPVLNPTAFSLIPNQTDTAGQTFWRQESYAAVLPRFNALFRLSNDINVFATVSKGRRSPVVQLDAQRATTGAGSSLVSPRLQLVPEEIVWNYEGGLKGSVGIASGSLGVYYQKYDGFQVSVVGADGVTRTQSVGSASNLGVEAELTVRPTRWLSLFGNVGYIEGGIDDDPANGRFAGNRFRLQPEWQAAGGFTIDAPLGGGMRFFATPTVTHRSRIFFEVPNNPAISQGPVTLVNARAGVSFADERFELAGFIRNAFDEDYLLDAGNTGGGFGIPTFIPAEPRFYGGQLTARF from the coding sequence ATGATGTTGCGCCTTTCTGCCGCAGCGATGCTGCTCTGCTCGGTTGCCGTTCCCGCACTGGCCCAGTCGTCGGTGCAGGACCCGGCGGCAACGCCCGATCAGGGTGCGACCGATTCGAACGAAATCCTCGTCACCGCGCAAAAGATCGAACAGCGTGCGGTCGACGTGCCCATCACCATTTCCGCCGTCACGGGTGAGCGGATCAAGGATCTGGGCGTCGGCGATCTGGACGAATTGTCCAGCTATATCCCGGGCCTGAACATCCAGGAACAAAGCGCCAATAACCCCGGCATCGTCATCCGCGGCATCACGTCCGATTCGGGTTCGGCACAGCAGGGTCCGCGCGTCACGCTTTATTACAACGGCGTCGACATCTCGCGGTCGCGTGGGTCCTATCAGGCGATCTACGACCTCGAGCGCGTGGAAGTCATCAAGGGCCCGCAGGCGACCCTGTTCGGCACCGCCAGCGCGATCGGCGCGGTCAGCCTGACGTCGGCCCGCCCGCGTGAGGGCTTTTCGGGCTCGCTGACCGGCGGTTACGGCAATTTCGACCAGACGCTGCTGTCGGGTTTCCTGAATGCGGGCAGCGACAAGGTTGCCGGGCGCATCGCCTTCGAATGGAAGAAGCGCGACGGCTATGTCGAAAACCTCGCCGTCAGCCAGGAAGACGAACTGTACGCGCAGGATCAGCTTGGCGTCCGCGCCTCGCTGCGCTTCACCCCGACCGAGGATCTGACGGTCGACCTGATGGGCACCTATGACCGTCAGCGCAATGGCGGCACCCCGTTCGTGTCGCGCCGCCTACCGACCGAGGATGGACCGGGCAACCCGTTCGGCCGCGCCAATCTGGGCGGCTCGCCCGTGTCAGCCGAGGTGCTGGGCGACGACCAACTTGGCCTGACGCGTGACGTGTATGACGTCAACCTGACCGCGTCGTGGGGCTTTGCCGACGGCTGGAACTTCACAACCGTCAACGGCTATCGCAAGTTCGACAGCAACGAAGTGTTCGACGCCGACGGCTCCGCCGCCTGGTTCCTTGAGTTTGGCGAGGATTCGCGCGGCTGGCAGGCCAGCCATGAAGGCCGTTTCAGCTATGTCGATCCCAGCTGGCGCGCGCAGTTCGGCTGGAACGTGTTCGTAGAGGACAATTTCCAGCGCGTGCCCTTCTCCAGCGAAGAAGGCACGTTCCTGCAATGCGCCAGCGCGCTGGCGGGCAACCCGCTGGTTTCCGGCCTGGGCTGCGTCAACGCCGCCGGTGTTGTCGAAGCCGCCCAGGCGACGTCGCGGCTAACGGGCGGGCGTCTTACCCAAGTGCCCTACAGCTCGGAATTCAAGAACATCGGGCAGAACGACGCCTATTCTGTGTTCGCCGACACGACCTGGATCCCGGTGCCCGCGCTGGAGCTGACCGCTGGTGTTCGCGTGCTGATCGAACAGCGCAAGTCGGGCTACACCACCCGCGTGCCGCGCCCGGTGCTGAACCCGACCGCCTTCTCGCTGATCCCGAACCAGACCGACACGGCGGGCCAGACCTTCTGGCGTCAGGAAAGCTATGCGGCCGTGCTGCCGCGCTTTAACGCGCTGTTCCGCCTGTCGAACGACATCAACGTCTTTGCCACGGTGTCGAAGGGCCGTCGTTCGCCCGTCGTCCAGCTCGATGCACAGCGCGCCACAACCGGCGCGGGCAGTTCGCTGGTCAGCCCGCGCCTGCAACTGGTGCCCGAAGAAATCGTCTGGAATTACGAAGGCGGTCTGAAGGGCAGTGTCGGCATCGCGTCGGGTTCGTTGGGTGTCTATTATCAGAAATATGACGGCTTTCAGGTCAGCGTCGTCGGCGCTGACGGTGTCACGCGTACGCAAAGTGTTGGCAGCGCCAGCAATCTGGGTGTCGAAGCCGAACTGACCGTGCGCCCGACGCGCTGGCTCAGCCTGTTCGGCAATGTCGGCTATATCGAGGGCGGCATCGACGACGATCCTGCCAATGGCCGCTTTGCGGGCAATCGCTTCCGCCTTCAGCCCGAATGGCAGGCGGCTGGCGGTTTCACCATCGACGCGCCGCTGGGCGGTGGCATGCGCTTCTTTGCGACGCCGACCGTCACGCATCGCAGCCGCATCTTCTTCGAAGTGCCGAACAATCCCGCCATCTCGCAAGGGCCGGTCACGCTGGTCAATGCGCGCGCGGGCGTCAGCTTTGCCGACGAACGGTTCGAACTGGCGGGCTTCATCCGCAACGCCTTTGACGAGGATTATCTGCTCGACGCAGGTAACACCGGTGGCGGGTTCGGCATCCCGACCTTCATCCCGGCCGAGCCGCGCTTCTATGGCGGCCAGCTGACCGCGCGCTTCTGA
- a CDS encoding SspB family protein, whose translation MTGNVPDSMIPYDEIVQEALRAVVGRVLGSVAATGGLPGGHHFYITFKTQAPGVDIPQRLMDRFPDEMTIVLQHRFWDLKVDENRFSVGLSFNQVPSMLNIPFAAITGFHDPAVNFELRFQANDVIEEPDHEPAENDGDTARATPVEDGSNVVSVDFKRKK comes from the coding sequence ATGACCGGCAATGTTCCCGACAGCATGATTCCCTATGACGAAATCGTGCAGGAAGCCCTGCGCGCCGTGGTCGGCCGCGTTTTGGGGTCGGTGGCGGCCACGGGCGGACTGCCCGGCGGCCATCATTTCTACATCACCTTCAAGACCCAAGCTCCCGGTGTCGACATCCCCCAGCGGCTGATGGACCGCTTTCCGGATGAGATGACCATCGTCCTCCAGCACCGTTTCTGGGACCTGAAGGTCGATGAGAACCGCTTTTCGGTGGGGCTGAGCTTCAATCAGGTGCCGTCGATGCTGAACATCCCGTTCGCTGCGATCACCGGCTTCCACGACCCCGCCGTCAACTTCGAGCTGCGTTTCCAGGCCAATGACGTGATCGAGGAACCCGATCACGAACCGGCGGAAAATGACGGCGACACCGCACGCGCCACCCCGGTCGAGGACGGGTCGAACGTCGTGTCGGTGGATTTCAAGCGAAAGAAGTGA
- a CDS encoding YciI family protein, translating to MAVRPMAPCTLVLLTYVKPLEEIDRLRPAHVEWIQRAMDEGVMILAGRRTSATGGVLLFRGTADAVGPVANTDPFVIEGAATFELVDFTASLAADAMADLFE from the coding sequence ATGGCCGTTCGCCCGATGGCGCCGTGCACATTGGTGCTGCTGACCTATGTAAAACCACTGGAAGAGATCGATCGGCTGCGCCCCGCGCATGTCGAATGGATCCAGCGCGCGATGGATGAGGGCGTGATGATCCTGGCCGGACGCCGCACATCGGCCACCGGCGGCGTGCTGCTGTTTCGCGGCACCGCCGATGCAGTCGGCCCGGTCGCAAACACCGACCCCTTCGTGATCGAAGGCGCCGCGACGTTCGAGCTGGTCGATTTTACCGCCAGCCTCGCCGCCGACGCCATGGCCGACCTGTTCGAATGA
- a CDS encoding HPP family protein — MHWFKPLLAGATWRDRAIGCAGACICLALTMIVTSRTAISASDLPAIVAPLGASAVLVFAVPSSPLAQPWPVIGGNVISTLVGVAVAQAVPHVAAAAGAAVGLAILVMSLLRCLHPPGGAAALTAVIGGQAIYEAGYAFALAPVGINSVALVLLAIFFHRATGRNYPHRPPVVTPQIEAAALEDADIDAALAEMHDSFDIARDDLDQLVARARLHARARVSSSASNG; from the coding sequence ATGCACTGGTTCAAGCCGCTTCTCGCCGGCGCCACTTGGCGCGACCGGGCCATCGGGTGCGCAGGCGCGTGCATCTGCCTTGCGTTGACCATGATCGTCACGTCACGCACCGCGATTTCGGCAAGCGACCTGCCCGCCATCGTTGCCCCGCTGGGAGCGTCAGCCGTGCTTGTCTTTGCGGTACCCAGCAGTCCGCTGGCCCAGCCCTGGCCCGTGATCGGCGGCAATGTGATCTCTACCCTGGTCGGCGTCGCGGTGGCGCAGGCGGTACCGCACGTCGCGGCCGCAGCGGGGGCGGCCGTGGGGCTGGCCATTCTGGTCATGTCACTGCTTCGCTGCCTGCACCCTCCCGGCGGTGCTGCGGCGTTGACTGCCGTGATCGGCGGTCAGGCGATCTACGAAGCGGGCTATGCCTTTGCGCTGGCGCCGGTCGGCATCAATTCGGTCGCGCTGGTATTGCTGGCAATATTCTTTCACCGAGCAACAGGCCGCAATTATCCGCACCGCCCGCCCGTCGTAACGCCGCAGATCGAGGCGGCGGCGCTGGAGGACGCCGATATCGACGCGGCGCTGGCGGAAATGCACGACAGCTTCGACATTGCGCGCGACGATCTGGACCAGCTAGTCGCGCGGGCGCGGTTGCACGCCCGTGCGCGCGTCAGTTCTTCAGCATCGAACGGATAA
- the gmk gene encoding guanylate kinase: protein MPHTTESDPHGLKRRGVLFVLSSPSGAGKSTIARKLLANDPDLQMSVSATTRAMRPGEVDGRDYHFVDLERFRAMVSNHEFLEWAHVFDNRYGTPRQQVEDILASGRDVLFDIDWQGAQQLFQIAGGDVVRVFILPPSMEELHRRLVARATDSTEVIDARMSRAAAEVSHWDGYDYVLVNDDVDHCYECVRTILSAERLKRSRQTGLIGFIRSMLKN, encoded by the coding sequence ATGCCCCATACGACCGAATCCGACCCGCATGGCCTGAAACGACGCGGTGTCCTGTTCGTGTTGTCGTCGCCATCGGGCGCCGGCAAGTCGACCATTGCGCGAAAGCTGCTGGCGAACGACCCCGACCTGCAAATGTCGGTTTCTGCCACCACCCGTGCGATGCGCCCCGGCGAAGTGGACGGGCGCGATTATCATTTCGTCGATCTCGAACGCTTTCGGGCCATGGTCTCGAATCATGAATTCCTCGAATGGGCCCATGTCTTTGACAATCGCTATGGCACGCCGCGCCAGCAGGTTGAGGACATTCTGGCATCGGGCCGCGATGTGTTGTTCGACATCGACTGGCAGGGAGCGCAGCAGCTGTTCCAGATTGCGGGCGGCGATGTGGTGCGCGTGTTCATCCTGCCGCCGTCGATGGAGGAGCTTCACCGCCGCCTGGTGGCCCGCGCGACCGACAGCACGGAAGTGATCGACGCCCGTATGTCGCGCGCAGCGGCAGAGGTCAGCCACTGGGACGGGTACGACTATGTGCTCGTCAACGACGATGTGGATCATTGCTATGAATGCGTCCGCACCATCCTTTCCGCCGAGCGCCTGAAGCGTTCGCGTCAGACCGGGCTGATCGGCTTTATCCGTTCGATGCTGAAGAACTGA
- the hisH gene encoding imidazole glycerol phosphate synthase subunit HisH, translating to MTTALIDYGAGNLHSVHNALRAAGATDIAITADPDVVRRAERIVLPGVGAFAACRDGLTALPGMVEAMEERALKGGVPFLGICVGMQLMATTGEEMGSHSGLGWIDGTVARIADAPGVHVPHMGWNDVVPACPHPLIEPGEAYFLHSYAFTGANVLATTDHGGPVTAAIGRDNLIGIQFHPEKSQRYGIALLERFLAWRP from the coding sequence ATGACGACCGCGCTGATCGATTACGGCGCGGGCAACCTTCATTCGGTCCACAACGCGTTGCGCGCTGCCGGGGCGACTGACATCGCGATCACCGCCGACCCGGACGTTGTACGCCGCGCGGAGCGGATCGTGTTGCCGGGGGTCGGCGCATTCGCCGCATGCCGCGACGGACTGACCGCACTGCCCGGCATGGTGGAGGCGATGGAGGAACGCGCGCTGAAGGGTGGCGTGCCGTTTCTGGGCATCTGCGTCGGCATGCAGTTGATGGCGACGACGGGTGAGGAGATGGGCAGCCATTCGGGGCTTGGCTGGATCGACGGCACCGTTGCGCGCATCGCCGATGCGCCTGGCGTCCACGTGCCGCACATGGGCTGGAACGACGTTGTTCCCGCCTGCCCTCACCCGCTGATCGAGCCGGGCGAGGCCTATTTCCTGCACAGCTATGCCTTTACCGGCGCCAACGTGCTGGCGACCACCGATCATGGCGGCCCAGTGACGGCGGCGATCGGGCGCGACAACCTGATCGGTATTCAGTTCCACCCCGAAAAAAGTCAGCGCTATGGCATCGCGCTGCTCGAAAGGTTTCTTGCATGGCGGCCCTGA
- the fumC gene encoding class II fumarate hydratase: MEATRTETDSIGAIEVPADAYWGAQTQRSIQNFPFGAREAMPIEIVHALALVKQAAARANRRHGLADDKADAIEQAAAEVVEGRHDAQFPLVIWQTGSGTQTNMNVNEVIAGRANEILNGTRGGKTPVHPNDDVNRGQSSNDSFPTAIHIAASLAAHRRLFPALDRLRGALDAKAAGWAGIVKIGRTHLQDATPLTLGQEFSGYANQLALAGQRIEPAIEQGTNRLAQGGTAVGTGLNAPKGFARDICGELRGLTGIAFTPAENMFEALASNDPLVHLSGTLNTLAVALTKIGNDIRLLGSGPRSGLGELDLPANEPGSSIMPGKVNPTQCEMLTMVAAQVMGNHAAITVGGLQGHLELNVFKPMIGANVLRSIDLLATAMESFAERCVDGLQANERRIAELVDRSLMLVTALAPEIGYDNAAKIAKHAHVEGLTLKQAGLELGLVDEATFDRVVRPGDMVGH, translated from the coding sequence ATCGAAGCCACCCGCACCGAAACCGATTCGATTGGCGCGATCGAAGTGCCCGCCGACGCTTATTGGGGTGCGCAGACCCAGCGGTCGATCCAGAATTTTCCGTTCGGTGCGCGCGAAGCCATGCCGATCGAGATCGTGCATGCGCTGGCGCTGGTTAAGCAGGCGGCGGCGCGGGCGAACCGGCGCCACGGTCTGGCCGACGACAAGGCCGATGCCATCGAACAGGCCGCCGCAGAGGTCGTGGAGGGCAGGCACGATGCCCAGTTCCCGCTGGTCATCTGGCAGACGGGTAGCGGCACCCAGACCAACATGAACGTGAACGAGGTCATTGCCGGTCGCGCGAACGAGATCCTGAACGGGACGCGCGGCGGCAAGACCCCTGTCCACCCCAATGACGACGTCAATCGCGGGCAATCGTCGAACGACAGCTTCCCCACCGCCATCCACATCGCCGCGTCGCTGGCCGCGCACCGGCGGCTGTTCCCCGCGCTCGACCGGCTGCGCGGCGCACTGGACGCCAAGGCTGCAGGCTGGGCTGGTATCGTCAAGATCGGTCGCACCCATCTTCAGGACGCGACCCCGCTGACGCTGGGGCAGGAATTTTCGGGCTATGCCAATCAGCTGGCGCTGGCCGGGCAGCGGATCGAACCGGCGATCGAGCAGGGGACGAACCGGCTGGCACAGGGTGGAACGGCGGTGGGCACCGGGCTGAACGCGCCCAAGGGCTTCGCGCGGGACATTTGCGGCGAGTTGCGAGGTTTGACGGGTATCGCCTTCACCCCGGCTGAAAATATGTTCGAGGCGTTGGCGTCGAACGATCCGCTGGTGCACCTGTCGGGCACGCTCAACACGCTGGCGGTCGCGCTGACCAAGATCGGCAACGACATCCGTCTGCTCGGCTCTGGCCCGCGATCGGGTCTGGGCGAGCTGGACCTACCCGCCAACGAACCCGGCAGCTCGATCATGCCCGGCAAGGTCAATCCAACCCAGTGCGAGATGCTGACGATGGTTGCCGCGCAGGTGATGGGCAATCACGCCGCGATCACCGTGGGCGGATTGCAGGGGCATCTGGAGCTGAATGTCTTCAAGCCGATGATCGGCGCAAATGTGCTGCGCTCCATCGACCTGCTGGCCACCGCGATGGAGAGCTTTGCCGAACGCTGCGTGGATGGCTTGCAGGCCAACGAGCGGCGCATTGCCGAACTGGTTGATCGCTCCCTGATGCTCGTAACCGCCCTCGCGCCAGAGATCGGTTACGACAACGCCGCAAAGATCGCGAAGCACGCCCATGTCGAGGGGCTGACGCTGAAGCAGGCGGGGCTGGAGCTGGGTCTGGTTGACGAAGCGACATTCGACCGGGTGGTGCGTCCCGGCGACATGGTGGGGCATTGA
- the hisA gene encoding 1-(5-phosphoribosyl)-5-[(5-phosphoribosylamino)methylideneamino]imidazole-4-carboxamide isomerase — MAALTIFPAIDLKRGQVVRLAEGDMDRATVYGDDPAAQARAFADAGADHLHVVDLDGAFAGNSVNGDAVRAAVAAFPGRVQLGGGIRDMAAVEAWLEIGVARVVIGTAALKDPEFVKAAARAHPERIVVAVDARDGMVATAGWADVSDVTVTDLARRFEDAGVAALLFTDVGRDGLLKGCNVEATVALAKTVSIPVIASGGVAGIEDIQALAPHVSDGVSGVITGRALYDGRLDLGEAIRVAAA; from the coding sequence ATGGCGGCCCTGACCATCTTTCCCGCGATCGACCTGAAGCGCGGACAGGTCGTGCGGCTGGCGGAGGGCGATATGGACCGGGCCACCGTCTATGGCGACGATCCGGCCGCACAGGCGCGCGCCTTTGCCGATGCGGGGGCCGACCATCTGCATGTCGTCGATCTGGACGGCGCCTTTGCCGGTAATTCGGTGAATGGCGATGCGGTGCGCGCCGCCGTCGCCGCCTTTCCGGGGCGAGTGCAACTGGGCGGCGGCATTCGTGACATGGCGGCGGTCGAGGCGTGGCTGGAAATCGGCGTCGCGCGCGTCGTCATCGGCACTGCTGCGCTGAAGGACCCCGAGTTCGTGAAGGCAGCGGCGCGGGCGCATCCCGAACGTATCGTCGTGGCGGTTGACGCGCGCGACGGCATGGTCGCGACCGCAGGCTGGGCCGATGTGTCCGACGTGACCGTCACCGATCTGGCCCGCCGGTTCGAGGATGCGGGCGTCGCCGCCCTGCTGTTTACCGACGTGGGCCGCGACGGCCTGTTGAAGGGGTGCAATGTCGAGGCGACGGTCGCGCTGGCAAAGACCGTGTCGATCCCCGTCATCGCATCTGGCGGGGTCGCGGGTATCGAGGACATTCAGGCACTTGCCCCACATGTCTCCGACGGTGTGTCGGGCGTCATCACTGGCCGCGCGCTGTATGACGGGCGCCTCGACCTGGGCGAAGCCATCCGGGTCGCCGCCGCATGA
- a CDS encoding histidine triad nucleotide-binding protein, whose translation MPIDATQPYDDANIFAKILRGEIPSKKVYEDDFAFAFHDIAPQAPVHVLVIPKGPYVSWDDFSARGSDAEIAGFVRAVGHVARDHVGPGYRLLANVGGDAGQEVPHLHVHVFAGAPLGPMLAR comes from the coding sequence GTGCCGATCGACGCCACCCAGCCCTATGACGACGCCAATATCTTTGCGAAGATCCTGCGCGGTGAGATCCCGTCGAAGAAGGTGTATGAGGACGACTTCGCCTTTGCCTTTCACGACATCGCTCCGCAGGCGCCGGTGCATGTGCTGGTGATCCCCAAGGGCCCGTATGTGTCGTGGGACGATTTCAGCGCACGGGGCAGCGATGCGGAAATCGCGGGCTTTGTCCGCGCTGTCGGCCATGTGGCGCGAGATCATGTCGGGCCGGGTTATCGACTGCTGGCCAATGTCGGTGGCGATGCCGGACAGGAAGTGCCGCATCTGCACGTTCATGTCTTTGCCGGTGCGCCACTAGGGCCGATGCTGGCGCGCTGA
- a CDS encoding amino acid permease codes for MLFGRVKPLDAILATAEKKSLTRTLGAFQLTMLGIGAVIGTGIFVLTAEAAQKAGPGMMISFVIAGLVCAFAALCYAEMASMVPVSGSAYTYSYAVMGEVIAWMVGWALILEYAVAAGAVSVGWSGYMVGYIEHSFGIDIPSTLVLGPLDGGMINLPAMLIAGLVTWLLVIGTKESATINAILVAIKVIALTLFIILAIPVMRMEQFEPFSPLGFGGISAAAASIFFAYVGFDAVSTAAEETKNPQRNMPIGLIGSLGFCTIFYILVSAGVIGAPGVSAQPVMSALGGILEPGSTDLAQQCAARAAEGAKDVVCSKEALAYVLREIGWPAIGNLVGLAAILALPSVILMMMFGQTRIFFTMSRDGLLPAMFSRIHPKFNTPHVITVITGIAVALFAAFFPVGALANISNSGTLFAFAAVSVAVLVLRRTDPSRKRPFRTPFIMLTAPISILGCIYLFFSLDSHSIMLFGAWAALGFIVYFAYSRSRSHVGQGIVDVHEDDPDAPPQPVPPLPGAPTPGYKDA; via the coding sequence ATGCTATTCGGGCGCGTGAAGCCTCTCGACGCCATATTGGCGACCGCCGAAAAGAAATCGCTCACCCGGACGCTGGGGGCCTTTCAACTGACGATGCTGGGCATCGGCGCTGTGATCGGCACCGGCATTTTCGTTCTGACCGCTGAAGCCGCGCAGAAGGCCGGGCCGGGCATGATGATTTCCTTCGTCATCGCCGGTCTGGTCTGCGCCTTTGCCGCGCTTTGCTATGCCGAAATGGCGTCGATGGTGCCGGTTTCGGGATCGGCCTATACGTACAGCTACGCCGTGATGGGCGAGGTGATCGCATGGATGGTCGGCTGGGCGCTGATCCTTGAATATGCGGTCGCAGCCGGGGCCGTTTCGGTCGGCTGGTCGGGCTATATGGTCGGTTACATCGAACATAGCTTCGGGATCGACATACCAAGCACGCTGGTGCTCGGGCCGCTGGACGGCGGGATGATCAACCTGCCCGCGATGCTGATCGCCGGGCTGGTGACGTGGCTGCTGGTGATCGGCACCAAGGAATCGGCAACGATCAACGCCATTCTGGTGGCGATCAAGGTCATCGCGCTGACGCTGTTCATCATCCTGGCCATTCCGGTCATGCGGATGGAGCAGTTCGAGCCGTTCTCGCCGCTCGGCTTTGGCGGCATCTCTGCCGCTGCCGCCTCGATCTTTTTTGCTTATGTCGGCTTCGACGCAGTTTCGACCGCGGCTGAGGAAACCAAGAACCCCCAGCGCAACATGCCCATCGGCCTGATCGGTAGCCTTGGTTTCTGCACCATCTTCTACATTCTGGTGTCCGCAGGCGTCATCGGCGCGCCGGGCGTCAGCGCCCAACCAGTGATGAGCGCGCTGGGCGGCATCCTCGAGCCGGGCAGCACCGATCTGGCCCAGCAATGCGCCGCACGCGCGGCCGAAGGCGCCAAGGACGTGGTGTGCTCGAAGGAAGCACTGGCCTATGTCCTGCGTGAGATCGGCTGGCCGGCGATCGGCAATCTGGTCGGTCTGGCGGCGATCCTGGCCCTCCCCTCGGTCATTCTGATGATGATGTTCGGCCAGACGCGCATCTTCTTCACCATGAGCCGCGACGGGCTGCTGCCCGCGATGTTCAGCCGCATCCACCCCAAGTTCAACACGCCGCACGTCATCACCGTCATCACCGGCATCGCCGTCGCATTGTTCGCGGCGTTCTTTCCGGTGGGCGCGCTGGCCAACATCTCGAACTCGGGCACGCTGTTCGCCTTTGCCGCGGTGTCGGTCGCGGTGCTGGTGCTGCGTCGCACGGATCCCAGCCGCAAGCGGCCGTTCCGCACGCCGTTCATCATGCTGACGGCGCCGATTTCGATCCTGGGTTGTATCTATCTGTTCTTCAGCCTCGATTCGCACAGCATCATGCTGTTCGGGGCCTGGGCCGCGCTCGGCTTCATCGTGTATTTTGCATATAGCCGTTCGCGCAGCCATGTCGGCCAGGGCATCGTCGATGTGCATGAAGACGACCCCGACGCCCCGCCCCAGCCGGTCCCGCCGCTGCCAGGCGCGCCGACCCCGGGTTACAAGGACGCCTGA